One part of the Herbiconiux aconitum genome encodes these proteins:
- a CDS encoding FecCD family ABC transporter permease, whose protein sequence is MRRRRAAGLALALGALVAAGALSVLVGSKMLAPHDIVHALTAYTGTPADQIVLELRVSRTIVAVIVGAALGVAGALIQALTRNPLGDPGILGVDAGAAFFVAVAVGVVGVGTAAGYLWWAFGGALLATVVVYLVGVTGRRGVDPIRMTLAGVAVAAVLTGLTTTMMLIDPVAFTKLRGWDAGSLVERGPDIYVPVLPFVVVGLALALAVAHPLNALGLGEDLARSLGARVVRTRILTVVAITLLAGGATAIAGPIAFVGLMVPHVARWIVGPDQRWIVPYSLVLAPTLVLVSDVVGRVVISPSEVPVGIVTAFVGAPVLIALVRRSRVSAL, encoded by the coding sequence ATGCGCCGACGCCGCGCGGCGGGGCTGGCGCTCGCGCTCGGCGCGCTCGTCGCGGCGGGTGCGCTCTCGGTGCTGGTGGGATCGAAGATGCTCGCCCCCCACGACATCGTGCACGCCCTCACCGCCTATACGGGCACGCCCGCCGACCAGATCGTGCTGGAGCTCCGCGTCTCGCGCACGATCGTCGCCGTCATCGTGGGCGCCGCGCTCGGGGTGGCGGGAGCGCTGATCCAGGCCCTCACCCGCAATCCGCTCGGCGATCCGGGCATCCTCGGAGTGGATGCGGGTGCCGCCTTCTTCGTGGCCGTCGCGGTGGGTGTCGTCGGGGTCGGCACCGCGGCGGGCTACCTCTGGTGGGCGTTCGGAGGTGCGCTGCTCGCGACCGTCGTCGTGTACCTCGTGGGAGTGACCGGCCGGCGTGGCGTCGACCCGATCCGGATGACGCTGGCCGGCGTCGCCGTGGCCGCCGTGCTCACCGGCCTCACCACCACCATGATGCTGATCGACCCGGTCGCGTTCACCAAGCTGCGCGGCTGGGATGCCGGCTCCCTGGTGGAGCGCGGTCCCGACATTTATGTGCCCGTGCTGCCCTTCGTCGTCGTGGGCCTGGCACTGGCGCTGGCCGTCGCGCATCCGCTCAACGCGCTCGGGCTGGGTGAGGACCTCGCCCGGTCACTCGGTGCGCGGGTGGTGCGCACGCGCATCCTCACCGTCGTCGCGATCACGCTGCTCGCCGGCGGCGCCACGGCCATCGCCGGGCCGATCGCCTTCGTGGGTCTCATGGTGCCGCACGTCGCACGGTGGATCGTCGGCCCCGATCAACGCTGGATCGTGCCGTACTCCCTCGTGCTGGCGCCGACGCTCGTTCTGGTCTCGGATGTCGTGGGCCGGGTCGTCATCTCACCGAGCGAGGTGCCGGTGGGCATCGTCACCGCCTTCGTGGGGGCGCCCGTGCTGATCGCGCTGGTGCGGCGGTCGCGGGTGAGTGCCCTGTGA
- a CDS encoding helix-turn-helix transcriptional regulator has product MSATAYPPSGTGLRGGADVAEATLTNIVAARTRVDTGTRFDPHVHDDDQLAWMPEGAMELSVRAATWHLRRDHFAWIPAGVRHEMAFSGAGTLISVYAHPELRPSGDHWRRPRIVGADDLSAAVLRHLTEAGSGPSPERRLRCHALLVDLLESAGTRHDIVALPGDPRARAVAARLLADPGDPRELDDWAAEVGVGAKTIARAFVADTGRTFREWRIQARMHVAAGLLAEGESVQDVAVRVGYATSSGFIAAFAARFGTTPSRYTARP; this is encoded by the coding sequence ATGTCCGCCACCGCATATCCGCCCTCTGGAACGGGGCTCCGGGGCGGGGCCGATGTCGCCGAGGCGACACTGACGAACATCGTGGCGGCCCGCACCCGGGTCGACACCGGCACCCGTTTCGATCCGCACGTGCACGACGACGATCAGCTGGCCTGGATGCCGGAGGGCGCGATGGAGTTGTCCGTGCGCGCGGCGACGTGGCATCTGCGCCGTGACCATTTCGCGTGGATACCCGCGGGGGTCCGGCACGAGATGGCCTTCTCCGGCGCCGGGACGCTGATCAGCGTGTACGCGCATCCGGAGCTCCGCCCGTCGGGCGACCACTGGCGCCGGCCGCGTATCGTCGGCGCCGACGACCTCTCCGCCGCCGTGCTGCGGCACCTCACCGAAGCCGGTTCGGGGCCGAGTCCTGAACGCCGGCTCCGCTGCCACGCCCTGCTCGTCGATCTGCTCGAGAGCGCCGGCACCCGGCACGACATCGTGGCGCTTCCCGGCGACCCCCGCGCCCGCGCCGTGGCCGCCCGGCTGCTCGCCGACCCCGGCGATCCGCGTGAGCTCGACGACTGGGCGGCGGAGGTCGGCGTCGGTGCCAAGACCATCGCGCGCGCCTTCGTGGCCGACACCGGTCGCACGTTTCGGGAGTGGCGCATCCAGGCCCGGATGCACGTCGCCGCCGGTCTGCTGGCCGAGGGGGAGTCGGTGCAGGATGTGGCGGTGCGGGTCGGCTACGCCACTTCGAGCGGGTTCATCGCGGCCTTCGCGGCGCGTTTCGGCACCACGCCGTCCCGCTACACGGCCCGCCCCTGA
- a CDS encoding ABC transporter ATP-binding protein, with protein MNLSPVPPAEPFGCARLRADAVTIGYDRRIISSGLTVEIPDGSFTVIVGPNACGKSTLLRGLSRLITPSAGQIVLDGESIASYRAKEVARRLGLLPQTSVAPDGITVADLVARGRFPHQSLTRRWSEADEVAVMRALDATGVSELSGRLVDELSGGQRQRVWVAMVLAQETPLLLLDEPTTFLDIAHQIELMELFTDLHESGSTLVAVLHDLNQAARYATHLIAMKLGAVVAEGPPAEILTAELVQEVFGLECLVVPDPVTGTPSVAPIGRSRARGVGAAHSSGRFRRIGGD; from the coding sequence GTGAACCTCTCCCCTGTCCCGCCTGCTGAACCCTTCGGGTGCGCTCGCCTGCGCGCCGACGCGGTCACCATCGGCTACGACCGGCGGATCATCTCCTCGGGGTTGACCGTCGAGATCCCCGACGGCTCGTTCACCGTGATCGTCGGACCCAACGCCTGCGGCAAGTCGACGCTGCTGCGGGGTCTCTCGCGGCTGATCACGCCGAGCGCGGGTCAGATCGTGCTCGACGGCGAATCGATCGCGTCGTACCGGGCGAAGGAGGTCGCCCGGCGGCTGGGTCTGCTGCCCCAGACCTCCGTCGCGCCCGACGGCATCACCGTGGCCGATCTGGTGGCGCGCGGCCGCTTTCCGCACCAGTCGCTGACCCGTCGCTGGTCGGAGGCCGACGAGGTCGCCGTCATGCGCGCCCTCGACGCGACCGGGGTCTCCGAGCTCTCCGGGCGGCTCGTCGACGAGCTCTCCGGCGGGCAGCGGCAGCGCGTCTGGGTGGCGATGGTGCTGGCACAGGAGACCCCGTTGCTGCTGCTCGACGAGCCCACCACCTTCCTTGACATCGCTCATCAGATCGAGCTGATGGAGCTGTTCACCGACCTGCACGAATCCGGCAGCACCCTCGTCGCGGTGCTGCACGACCTCAACCAGGCGGCGCGCTACGCCACGCACCTGATCGCCATGAAGCTGGGCGCCGTGGTGGCGGAGGGCCCGCCCGCCGAGATCCTGACGGCGGAGCTGGTGCAGGAGGTGTTCGGCTTGGAGTGCCTCGTGGTTCCCGACCCGGTGACGGGCACGCCCTCCGTCGCCCCGATCGGCCGGTCGCGCGCGCGTGGTGTGGGCGCCGCCCACTCATCCGGGCGTTTTCGCAGAATCGGGGGTGACTAA
- a CDS encoding FecCD family ABC transporter permease — translation MRTAVVRRGRLSLRFAWRPVVVGAGIWAGVLLVSLLALALGDLPLSLGEVASALLGQQTGIASTVVLEWRLPRVLAAVLFGAAMGVSGAIFQSITRNPLASPDIIGFTAGSYAGGVFAIILLGSAFFGVAAGALIGGLGSAAAVYLLAYRRGMQGFRLIVVGIGVSAMLTAFSSFLVLRAELEIAMLASTWGAGSLNPVGWAQFLPAAVLIAVVFVALGPLAGPMHQLELGDDAAKALGLRVEPVRLGLVFCGVALTAVVTAAAGPIAFVSLAAPQIARRLTRSAGVGMASAAGLGALLLAASDLVAQHLLPKDIPVGLVTVVVGGGYLVWLLIHEARRRL, via the coding sequence ATGCGCACCGCCGTCGTGCGTCGTGGTCGCCTCTCGCTGCGCTTCGCCTGGCGGCCCGTGGTCGTCGGGGCGGGCATCTGGGCTGGGGTGCTGCTCGTCTCGCTGCTCGCGCTCGCACTCGGCGACCTGCCGCTGTCGCTCGGCGAGGTCGCCTCGGCCCTGCTCGGGCAGCAGACCGGCATCGCCTCGACCGTGGTGCTCGAGTGGCGGCTGCCGCGTGTGCTCGCGGCCGTGCTCTTCGGCGCGGCGATGGGGGTGTCGGGGGCGATCTTCCAGTCGATCACCCGCAACCCGCTCGCGAGCCCCGACATCATCGGGTTCACCGCCGGCTCCTACGCGGGCGGCGTGTTCGCCATCATCCTGCTCGGCAGTGCCTTCTTCGGGGTCGCCGCCGGCGCGTTGATCGGCGGCCTCGGCAGCGCCGCGGCCGTGTACCTGCTGGCCTACCGGCGCGGGATGCAGGGCTTCCGCCTGATCGTGGTCGGCATCGGTGTCTCGGCGATGCTCACGGCGTTCAGCTCCTTCCTCGTGCTGCGCGCCGAACTCGAGATCGCGATGCTCGCGTCGACCTGGGGCGCCGGCTCGCTGAACCCCGTCGGCTGGGCGCAGTTCCTGCCGGCCGCGGTGCTGATCGCCGTCGTCTTCGTGGCCCTCGGCCCGCTCGCCGGCCCGATGCATCAGCTCGAACTCGGCGACGACGCGGCGAAGGCGCTGGGGCTGAGGGTCGAGCCTGTGCGGCTCGGGCTCGTGTTCTGCGGCGTCGCGCTCACCGCCGTGGTGACCGCGGCGGCCGGGCCCATCGCGTTCGTCTCCCTCGCGGCTCCGCAGATCGCTCGACGTCTCACCCGCAGCGCAGGGGTCGGGATGGCCTCGGCCGCCGGCCTCGGCGCCCTGCTGCTCGCAGCCTCCGATCTGGTGGCCCAGCATCTGTTGCCGAAAGACATCCCGGTCGGGCTGGTCACGGTCGTCGTCGGCGGCGGCTATCTCGTCTGGCTGCTCATCCACGAAGCGCGGAGGCGCCTGTGA
- a CDS encoding thiolase family protein translates to MTGSYVYDAVRTPFGRIGKALAGVRPDDLAASTLRALLDRNPGLDPAVIDDVILGAANQAGEDNRDVARMAVLLAGLPTSVPGATVNRLCGSSVEAVIQASRAIEVGDADVMVAGGVESMSRAPWVIAKPDRTFPAGNQTMYSTTLGWRFVNPAMPSEWSISNGESAEILADRFTITREEQDAFAARSHNLAAAAWDAGVYANEIVPVPGVALDRDEGIRPGSSVDSLSGLKPAFRPDGTVTAGNSSPLNDGSSMVLVGGENAVPGAEPLARIAGRGVSGIDPDVFGIAPVEAANRALARAGKTWADVDFVELNEAFAAQSLACLRLWTELDPEKVNIHGGAIAMGHPLGASGGRIIGHVAHELARRGGGVGVAAICIGVGQGLAVVLER, encoded by the coding sequence ATGACCGGCAGTTACGTGTATGACGCCGTGCGCACCCCGTTCGGGCGCATCGGCAAGGCGCTCGCGGGAGTGCGGCCCGACGACCTCGCGGCGTCGACACTGCGGGCGCTGCTCGATCGCAACCCGGGGCTCGACCCCGCGGTGATCGACGACGTCATCCTGGGCGCCGCGAACCAGGCGGGGGAGGACAACCGCGACGTCGCGCGCATGGCCGTGCTGCTCGCGGGGCTGCCGACATCCGTTCCCGGCGCCACCGTGAACCGGCTCTGCGGATCGAGCGTGGAGGCGGTCATCCAGGCCAGTCGCGCGATCGAAGTGGGCGACGCCGACGTGATGGTGGCGGGCGGAGTCGAGTCGATGAGTCGCGCGCCCTGGGTCATCGCCAAGCCCGACCGCACCTTCCCGGCCGGCAACCAGACCATGTACTCCACCACGCTCGGTTGGCGCTTCGTGAACCCGGCGATGCCCTCGGAGTGGTCGATCTCGAACGGCGAATCGGCCGAGATCCTCGCCGACCGCTTCACCATCACGCGCGAAGAACAGGATGCCTTCGCCGCCCGATCGCACAACCTCGCCGCCGCGGCGTGGGACGCGGGCGTCTACGCGAACGAGATCGTGCCGGTGCCCGGTGTCGCCCTCGACCGCGACGAAGGCATCCGGCCGGGCTCGTCGGTCGACTCGCTCTCCGGGCTGAAGCCGGCGTTCCGGCCCGACGGCACGGTGACGGCCGGCAACTCGTCGCCGCTGAACGACGGCTCGTCGATGGTGCTGGTCGGCGGCGAGAACGCGGTGCCCGGAGCGGAGCCGCTCGCCCGCATCGCCGGTCGTGGGGTGTCGGGCATCGATCCCGACGTGTTCGGCATCGCCCCCGTCGAGGCGGCGAACCGCGCTCTCGCGCGGGCCGGCAAGACCTGGGCTGACGTCGACTTCGTGGAGCTCAACGAGGCCTTCGCCGCCCAGAGCCTCGCGTGCCTGCGGTTGTGGACCGAGCTCGACCCCGAGAAGGTCAACATCCACGGGGGTGCGATCGCCATGGGGCACCCGCTCGGCGCATCCGGGGGCCGCATCATCGGACACGTGGCCCACGAACTGGCCCGGCGCGGGGGCGGCGTGGGGGTGGCGGCCATCTGCATCGGCGTGGGCCAGGGCCTCGCCGTCGTGCTCGAGCGGTGA
- a CDS encoding 3-oxoacid CoA-transferase subunit A translates to MISKVIPGIQDATAGIEDGSTVMIGGFGRAGQPVELIDALIEQGASGLTVINNNAGNGDTGIAALIAAGRVRKVVCSFPRQVDSHVFDAKYRAGEIELELVPQGNLAERIRAAGSGIGAFYTPTGVGTLVAEGKETRTIDGRDYLLEYPLRADYALISAFKADRWGNLVYRKTARNFGPLMAAAAATTIVQVDEVVELGALDPEAVVTPGIFVNRVVAVGERAWMRDGEFVGTEKVA, encoded by the coding sequence ATGATCTCGAAGGTGATTCCGGGCATCCAGGATGCGACGGCCGGCATCGAAGACGGCTCGACCGTCATGATCGGCGGCTTCGGCCGCGCGGGTCAGCCCGTCGAACTCATCGACGCGCTGATCGAGCAGGGCGCGAGCGGATTGACGGTCATCAACAACAACGCCGGCAACGGCGACACCGGCATCGCCGCATTGATCGCCGCGGGCCGCGTGCGGAAGGTGGTCTGCTCCTTTCCTCGGCAGGTCGACTCCCACGTGTTCGACGCGAAATACCGCGCGGGCGAGATCGAGCTCGAACTGGTGCCGCAGGGCAACCTGGCCGAGCGCATCCGTGCCGCCGGCTCCGGCATCGGCGCGTTCTACACCCCCACCGGCGTCGGCACGCTCGTGGCCGAAGGCAAGGAGACGCGCACCATCGACGGGCGCGACTACCTGCTCGAATACCCGTTGCGGGCCGACTATGCCTTGATCAGCGCCTTCAAGGCCGACCGCTGGGGCAACCTCGTCTACCGTAAAACGGCCCGCAACTTCGGCCCGCTGATGGCGGCTGCCGCGGCCACCACGATCGTGCAGGTCGACGAGGTGGTGGAGCTCGGCGCCCTCGACCCCGAAGCCGTCGTCACGCCGGGCATCTTCGTGAACCGCGTGGTCGCCGTGGGGGAGCGGGCCTGGATGCGCGACGGCGAGTTCGTCGGAACGGAGAAGGTGGCATGA
- a CDS encoding M23 family metallopeptidase, translating into MDDASEAPGAVLLSLPFADLWRVENSPARRVPSHGVDVFGERYAIDFVGVDRRHRSATVSDWRTVLATEPPERFVSFGRPILAPADGTVVAVHDGEADHEARRSQAALLPYALGQAARLRAGVTAIAGNHVVLQLRESGSASESESRSGAGVFAALVHLRQGSLRVAPGDEVTVGQPLAACGNSGNSTQPHLHLQLMDSADLAVARGIPLAFRRFREWTHPDAPPTLRDAAIPAENTVVAPAPEH; encoded by the coding sequence ATGGATGACGCGTCGGAGGCCCCGGGAGCGGTGCTGCTCTCGCTGCCGTTCGCCGACCTCTGGCGGGTGGAGAACAGCCCCGCGCGACGGGTTCCGAGTCACGGAGTCGATGTGTTCGGGGAGCGATATGCGATCGACTTCGTCGGTGTCGACCGGCGGCACCGATCCGCGACCGTGAGCGACTGGCGCACCGTGCTCGCCACCGAACCGCCGGAGCGGTTCGTGTCGTTCGGCCGCCCGATCCTGGCGCCGGCCGACGGCACGGTCGTCGCTGTGCACGACGGCGAGGCGGATCACGAAGCCCGGCGCTCGCAGGCGGCCCTCCTGCCGTACGCGCTCGGTCAGGCGGCGCGGCTGCGGGCCGGGGTGACCGCGATCGCCGGCAACCACGTGGTGCTGCAGCTGCGCGAGAGCGGGAGCGCGAGCGAGAGCGAGAGCCGGAGCGGAGCCGGGGTCTTCGCCGCCCTGGTGCACCTGCGCCAGGGGTCTCTCCGCGTCGCGCCCGGCGATGAGGTGACGGTGGGGCAGCCGCTCGCCGCGTGCGGCAATTCGGGCAACTCGACGCAACCGCACCTGCATCTCCAGCTCATGGACAGCGCCGACCTCGCGGTCGCCCGCGGCATCCCGCTCGCCTTCCGACGCTTTCGCGAGTGGACGCATCCGGATGCGCCGCCCACCCTCCGCGACGCGGCGATCCCCGCCGAGAACACGGTCGTCGCCCCCGCGCCCGAGCACTGA
- a CDS encoding 3-oxoacid CoA-transferase subunit B, with translation MTGIDRDALAARIARDIPEGAYVNLGIGAPTLIANYLPDDLEIILHTENGMLGMGQKPEPGRIDPDLINAGKQPVTELPGAAYFHHADSFGMMRGGHLDVCVLGAFQVSEAGDLANWHTGGADAIPAVGGAMDLAIGAKDVYVMTDLVTRDGISKVVAECTYPLTGRRCVSRIYTDRAVFDVTPEGLVVTDLFGDTTLDELREVTGLALLEGTT, from the coding sequence ATGACCGGCATCGATCGCGATGCGCTCGCCGCACGAATCGCCCGCGACATCCCCGAGGGCGCCTACGTCAACCTCGGCATCGGCGCGCCGACCCTCATCGCGAACTACCTGCCCGACGACCTCGAGATCATCCTGCACACCGAGAACGGGATGCTCGGCATGGGCCAGAAACCCGAACCCGGTCGCATCGATCCCGACTTGATCAACGCCGGCAAGCAGCCCGTCACCGAACTGCCCGGCGCCGCCTACTTCCATCACGCCGACTCCTTCGGCATGATGCGCGGCGGCCACCTCGACGTCTGCGTGCTGGGCGCCTTCCAGGTCTCCGAAGCCGGCGATCTGGCCAATTGGCACACCGGGGGTGCGGATGCGATCCCGGCGGTCGGTGGGGCGATGGATCTCGCGATCGGCGCCAAAGACGTCTACGTGATGACCGACCTCGTGACCCGCGACGGCATCTCCAAGGTGGTGGCCGAGTGCACCTACCCGCTCACCGGCCGGCGCTGCGTCAGCCGCATCTACACCGACCGGGCCGTGTTCGACGTCACCCCCGAGGGCCTCGTCGTGACCGACCTGTTCGGTGACACCACCCTCGACGAGCTCCGCGAGGTCACGGGCCTCGCCCTCCTCGAGGGCACCACCTAG
- a CDS encoding iron-siderophore ABC transporter substrate-binding protein: MKPTRILAAVAALALTGAALAGCASSSSKASTANPDYTTGPSDTFPVTVEHQFGETIVPAEPQRIVVVGLTEQDILLELGVTPIATTEWYGEQPHAVWPWAQELLGDAEPTVLDQTDGLEYEKIAALKPDLIVGTNAGLDEEAYDKLADIAPTVTSIAGSEQYFSSWQEQTRQVAAAVGRSAEGEELIQGVEDAYTEAAAAHPEFAGLTASFSQGLPYDGTLWVYPDGVNTDFLTELGFTMTPGLEQYAAEAGQQAQLSPENVDLIDADVIVFATESADGPKELQEFGTLGSLDAVVNNRAVYTDPELSGAIYFLTPLSQKYVIDNLVPRLVDAVNGQAPHDIEG; this comes from the coding sequence ATGAAGCCCACCCGCATCCTCGCCGCCGTCGCGGCACTCGCACTGACCGGAGCAGCTCTGGCCGGCTGCGCCTCCTCCTCCTCCAAGGCCAGTACCGCGAATCCCGACTACACCACCGGGCCCAGCGACACCTTCCCGGTGACGGTCGAGCACCAGTTCGGCGAGACGATCGTTCCGGCAGAGCCGCAGCGCATCGTGGTGGTGGGCCTGACCGAGCAGGACATCCTGCTCGAACTCGGCGTCACCCCGATCGCCACCACCGAGTGGTACGGCGAGCAGCCCCACGCCGTCTGGCCCTGGGCGCAAGAGTTGCTGGGCGACGCGGAGCCGACCGTGCTCGACCAGACCGACGGGCTCGAATACGAGAAGATCGCGGCCCTGAAGCCCGACCTGATCGTGGGCACCAACGCCGGCCTCGACGAAGAGGCCTACGACAAGCTCGCCGACATCGCGCCCACCGTCACGAGCATCGCGGGCTCCGAGCAGTACTTCTCGAGCTGGCAGGAGCAGACCCGCCAGGTGGCCGCCGCCGTCGGGCGCTCGGCCGAGGGCGAGGAGCTGATTCAGGGGGTGGAGGATGCCTACACAGAGGCCGCTGCCGCGCATCCGGAGTTCGCCGGACTCACCGCCAGCTTCTCGCAGGGCCTCCCCTACGACGGCACCCTGTGGGTGTACCCCGACGGTGTGAACACCGACTTCCTCACCGAACTCGGCTTCACCATGACCCCTGGTCTCGAACAGTACGCGGCCGAAGCGGGCCAGCAGGCGCAGCTCTCGCCCGAGAACGTCGATCTGATCGACGCGGATGTCATCGTCTTCGCCACCGAGAGCGCGGACGGTCCGAAGGAGTTGCAGGAGTTCGGCACCCTCGGGAGCCTCGACGCCGTGGTGAACAACCGCGCCGTCTACACCGATCCTGAGCTCTCCGGAGCCATCTACTTCCTCACTCCGCTGAGCCAGAAGTACGTGATCGACAACCTCGTTCCGCGACTCGTCGACGCCGTGAACGGCCAGGCGCCGCACGACATCGAGGGCTGA
- a CDS encoding 3-hydroxyacyl-CoA dehydrogenase codes for MSEAEAPRASAGLAARAGAAASSAGADAARSGADATRSVVAIAGAGSIGVAFAVLFASAGHPVRVWDAFPEAFERARADLRSRLGLLSEFGLLAESPDEVAARVSFDAELADAVAGAGLVQECAPERVELKRDLFAAIAAVTPADAILASSSSAITPSTILAGMDVAGLAARLIVAHPGNPPYLLSVIELVPSPATDAAVLERASALYRGAGLRPVLVRKEVEGFIFNRLQGAVLREAYALVRDGVATVDDIDEVVRSGLGRRWSFIGPFETVDLNTRGGLASHAEKMGPAYERMGAERGQHDPWTADLVATAVAQRRALLPLEEWEARVRWRDEQLMRLKPLWDEMRR; via the coding sequence GTGAGCGAGGCTGAGGCACCGCGGGCCAGCGCGGGCTTGGCAGCCCGAGCGGGCGCAGCAGCCTCGAGCGCGGGAGCGGACGCGGCGCGGTCGGGGGCCGACGCCACGCGCTCGGTGGTCGCCATCGCCGGCGCCGGGTCGATCGGGGTGGCGTTCGCGGTGCTCTTCGCGTCGGCCGGGCATCCGGTGCGGGTGTGGGATGCCTTTCCCGAGGCGTTCGAGCGGGCGCGAGCCGATCTCCGCTCGCGCCTCGGGTTGCTCAGCGAGTTCGGATTGCTGGCCGAGTCGCCTGATGAGGTGGCGGCGCGGGTCTCGTTCGACGCCGAGCTCGCCGATGCCGTCGCCGGCGCCGGCCTGGTGCAGGAGTGCGCCCCGGAACGCGTGGAGCTGAAGCGCGACCTGTTCGCGGCGATCGCTGCCGTCACGCCCGCAGACGCGATCCTCGCCTCCTCCAGCTCGGCCATCACGCCGAGCACGATCCTGGCAGGGATGGATGTCGCAGGCTTGGCCGCCCGACTCATCGTGGCGCATCCGGGCAACCCGCCCTATCTCCTTTCGGTGATCGAGCTGGTGCCCTCGCCGGCGACGGATGCGGCGGTGCTCGAACGCGCATCCGCTCTGTATCGGGGCGCCGGGCTCCGCCCGGTGCTCGTGCGCAAGGAGGTGGAGGGCTTCATCTTCAACCGCCTGCAGGGCGCAGTGCTACGCGAGGCCTACGCCCTCGTGCGCGACGGCGTGGCCACGGTCGACGACATCGACGAGGTGGTGCGCTCGGGCCTCGGGCGGCGCTGGAGCTTCATCGGACCGTTCGAGACCGTCGATCTGAACACCCGCGGCGGCCTCGCGTCTCACGCCGAGAAGATGGGCCCGGCCTACGAGCGGATGGGCGCCGAGCGCGGCCAGCACGACCCCTGGACAGCGGACCTCGTGGCGACCGCGGTCGCGCAGCGCCGCGCACTCCTCCCCCTCGAGGAGTGGGAGGCCCGGGTGCGCTGGCGCGACGAGCAACTCATGCGCCTGAAGCCCCTCTGGGACGAGATGCGACGCTGA
- a CDS encoding IclR family transcriptional regulator domain-containing protein gives MADPMSEHPDPSSQFVQSLARGLDVVKAFSAERPEMTLSDIARVTGLTRATARRFLLTLVELGYVRSDGKLFALTPRVLELGFSYLSGLSLPEVAQPHLERLSGELGESTSASVLDGDDIVYVARVPTRRIMTVGITIGTRFPAYATSMGRVLLAGLPAAELDAYLATLRATGFTPSTLTDVGALRAELAAVRERGWTIVDQELEVGLRSVAAPVRRGAVVVAAINVSTTTGTSSLERLTDEFVPALLQAADRISSDLTLVR, from the coding sequence ATGGCCGACCCGATGAGTGAGCACCCCGACCCGAGCAGCCAGTTCGTGCAGTCGCTCGCGCGTGGGCTCGACGTGGTGAAGGCGTTCTCGGCCGAGCGACCGGAGATGACGCTCAGCGACATCGCACGGGTCACCGGCCTCACCCGGGCGACGGCGCGTCGCTTCCTGCTGACCCTCGTCGAGCTCGGCTATGTGCGGAGCGACGGCAAGCTCTTCGCCCTCACGCCGCGGGTGCTCGAACTGGGGTTCAGCTACCTCTCGGGCCTCAGTCTGCCGGAGGTCGCCCAGCCGCACCTCGAGCGGCTCTCCGGCGAGCTCGGCGAGTCGACCTCGGCATCCGTTCTCGACGGCGACGACATCGTCTACGTCGCGCGGGTGCCCACGCGGCGCATCATGACCGTCGGCATCACGATCGGCACCCGCTTTCCGGCCTATGCCACCTCGATGGGCCGGGTGCTGCTCGCCGGTCTGCCCGCGGCCGAACTGGATGCCTACCTCGCCACCCTGCGCGCCACGGGCTTCACCCCCAGCACGCTCACCGACGTCGGCGCACTCCGGGCGGAGCTCGCCGCGGTGCGGGAGCGCGGCTGGACGATCGTCGACCAGGAGCTCGAGGTGGGCCTCCGCTCGGTGGCGGCTCCGGTGCGGCGCGGGGCCGTGGTCGTGGCGGCCATCAACGTCTCCACCACCACCGGCACGTCGTCGCTCGAGCGTCTCACCGACGAGTTCGTGCCGGCGCTCCTGCAGGCGGCCGACCGCATCTCGAGCGATCTGACCCTCGTACGTTAG